From Arthrobacter sp. FW306-2-2C-D06B, a single genomic window includes:
- a CDS encoding carbohydrate ABC transporter permease, translating into MVAIPLLYIVFSSMNSDVEVARGAYFPTEFTLDNYTKIWSTLPLGNGLINSVMIAGAVAVVSSLLGIITAYVLVRFEFVGRLSILRGLIGLQSVPGGLLLLPVFVLFASAGNYLGITVIGTYWGLFLAYLTFALPFSTWVMVTYLRGLPKELEEAARIDGSSSLGVLFRIIFPLSWPGLVVSGVFSFLLGWNDVMFASVLTRPNTQTVAVVLQIFGSSAEGGALPLYGQMMAASLVCAAPVVILYLIFQRFLVGGMTAGGVK; encoded by the coding sequence ATGGTCGCGATTCCCTTGCTCTATATCGTGTTCTCGTCCATGAATTCGGATGTGGAAGTGGCCCGTGGGGCATACTTCCCCACCGAATTCACCCTGGACAACTACACGAAGATCTGGAGCACCCTGCCGTTGGGCAACGGGCTGATCAACAGCGTCATGATCGCCGGCGCGGTCGCCGTCGTTTCCTCGTTGCTGGGCATCATCACCGCCTACGTGCTGGTCCGGTTCGAGTTCGTGGGCCGCCTCAGCATTCTGCGCGGGCTCATCGGCCTGCAAAGCGTTCCGGGCGGACTGCTCCTGCTCCCGGTGTTTGTTCTCTTCGCCTCAGCGGGCAACTATCTGGGAATCACGGTCATCGGCACCTACTGGGGCCTTTTCCTCGCGTACCTGACATTTGCGCTGCCGTTTTCCACCTGGGTCATGGTCACCTATCTGAGGGGCTTGCCCAAGGAACTCGAGGAAGCAGCCCGCATCGACGGATCTTCTTCCCTCGGGGTCCTTTTCCGGATCATCTTCCCGCTCAGCTGGCCCGGGTTGGTGGTTTCCGGCGTGTTTTCCTTCCTGCTCGGCTGGAACGACGTCATGTTCGCCTCGGTCTTGACCCGTCCAAACACCCAGACCGTTGCGGTTGTCCTGCAGATCTTTGGTTCCTCCGCGGAGGGCGGGGCGCTTCCCCTTTACGGCCAAATGATGGCCGCATCCTTGGTCTGCGCCGCCCCGGTGGTCATCCTCTATCTCATCTTCCAACGATTCCTCGTCGGCGGCATGACCGCCGGCGGTGTCAAGTAG
- a CDS encoding sugar phosphate isomerase/epimerase family protein: MTVKQTQWTLSGFGDEISPDPLIQIAVLQALGANHIEVRSAWDTNIVEMSEEDLVRLEQILREQNMGVSAIASPIGKVDVTTPVAVEVDRLHAAIRAAKILGTRYIRIFSFYREEGLNAEDIRDAVMVRMRALAAEAQAHDVVLLHENEKDIYGDTPERVLDIITTVNSPALRVAWDAANFVQVGVKPFSEAYDMLRPYLEYLQVKDARADDSLVMPAGDGDGQLRETINALKADGFEGFASLEPHLANTHHLGGFSGPAAFGVAGRAFNRLLAEAGVGTK, encoded by the coding sequence GTGACCGTCAAGCAAACCCAGTGGACCCTGTCTGGATTCGGCGACGAAATAAGCCCTGACCCGCTCATCCAGATCGCAGTCCTGCAGGCCTTGGGCGCCAACCACATCGAAGTCCGCAGCGCTTGGGACACCAACATCGTCGAGATGTCCGAAGAGGACCTCGTCCGGCTGGAGCAGATACTGCGCGAGCAAAACATGGGCGTGTCCGCCATTGCCTCTCCCATCGGCAAGGTGGACGTCACCACGCCTGTCGCCGTCGAGGTGGACCGCCTCCACGCGGCCATTCGTGCCGCGAAGATCCTGGGTACCCGTTACATCCGGATCTTCTCGTTTTATCGAGAGGAAGGCCTCAACGCCGAAGACATCCGCGACGCCGTCATGGTGCGGATGCGTGCCTTGGCCGCAGAGGCCCAGGCACACGACGTCGTGCTCTTGCACGAAAATGAAAAGGACATCTACGGCGACACGCCTGAACGCGTCCTGGACATCATTACGACCGTTAATTCCCCGGCGCTGCGGGTTGCCTGGGACGCCGCGAACTTCGTTCAGGTAGGTGTCAAGCCCTTCAGCGAGGCATACGACATGCTTCGCCCGTACCTGGAATATCTCCAAGTCAAGGATGCCCGTGCCGATGACAGCCTGGTGATGCCGGCGGGCGATGGCGACGGCCAACTCCGCGAAACCATCAACGCACTGAAGGCGGACGGTTTCGAAGGCTTCGCTTCCTTGGAACCACACCTGGCAAACACCCATCACCTCGGAGGATTCTCCGGACCTGCAGCGTTCGGAGTTGCGGGCCGCGCCTTCAACCGCCTCCTCGCAGAAGCCGGAGTTGGCACAAAATGA
- a CDS encoding carbohydrate ABC transporter permease: MSITVKKDAALRRAPELGGQPPAKRRRTVSERNRPLWMLTPGALLIGLIIIVPLILGIYIAMLQLDQYTIRKWISAPFVGLNNFVEAFTSTDLVHAFGNSVGFSVIATVITVPIGIYAALATQNAYRGRSLVRSMFLIPYVLPSFVVGSFWRTMLQHDGIVNKVLTGFGLPAGQWLTGPASFWVLILVEVWAAWPFIYLMALSGLQSVDQEVHEAAAIDGALWWTKLRYVIFPYLRGPVALACLIATLHHMNNFSLAFLLFGVPAPFDVQVLPTLVYSMSFTSLRFGMGAAMALISLLLIAIPLYFYLKAVRLDTGTDAGGRK; this comes from the coding sequence GTGAGCATCACTGTGAAAAAAGACGCCGCCCTGCGGCGCGCCCCGGAGCTTGGCGGGCAACCTCCTGCCAAGCGCCGGCGGACTGTGAGCGAACGAAACCGGCCGCTGTGGATGCTCACTCCGGGTGCGCTCCTGATCGGCCTGATCATCATCGTTCCCCTGATTCTAGGCATCTACATCGCGATGCTTCAGCTGGATCAGTACACCATCCGTAAATGGATCAGTGCCCCTTTCGTGGGACTGAACAACTTCGTCGAAGCGTTCACATCCACTGACTTGGTCCACGCCTTCGGCAACAGCGTCGGCTTCTCGGTGATCGCCACCGTCATTACCGTGCCGATCGGTATTTACGCCGCACTGGCGACCCAGAACGCTTATCGTGGCAGGTCATTGGTGCGCTCGATGTTCCTGATTCCCTATGTCCTCCCATCGTTCGTGGTCGGAAGCTTCTGGCGCACCATGCTCCAGCACGACGGCATCGTCAACAAGGTGCTGACCGGGTTCGGGCTGCCTGCCGGTCAATGGCTCACCGGTCCGGCCAGCTTCTGGGTACTGATCCTCGTCGAAGTCTGGGCGGCCTGGCCGTTCATCTACCTCATGGCATTGTCGGGCCTTCAATCCGTTGACCAGGAAGTCCACGAGGCTGCCGCGATCGACGGCGCCCTATGGTGGACGAAACTGCGCTACGTGATCTTCCCTTATTTGCGCGGGCCGGTCGCCTTGGCCTGCCTCATCGCGACCCTCCACCACATGAACAACTTCTCGCTTGCCTTCTTGCTCTTCGGCGTCCCTGCTCCATTTGACGTGCAAGTACTGCCGACCCTCGTCTACAGCATGAGTTTCACCAGCTTGCGGTTCGGCATGGGAGCGGCAATGGCACTGATTTCGCTTCTGCTGATCGCCATACCGCTCTACTTCTACCTGAAGGCCGTTCGACTCGATACCGGTACCGACGCGGGAGGCAGGAAATGA